In the Geobacter sp. FeAm09 genome, one interval contains:
- a CDS encoding DUF4388 domain-containing protein — MADTISGFQGAVVGLSLTDVIQLKGHNKYTGGITIEYGEQKGAIYFADGEIIHAELGPEIGEEAIYRIIKWPGGIFNIHPEMTSNVCTIHYRTDYLLLEALRRMDEENAGAPGSGGESAPAVAPRRTMSKVAARLQDIEAVTYAVLLDKAGNPLQDNSIEAVALAAKGLFLATTGNRFGELLGLGEIKAAAVQTKQYHLLMYDSKQHYLSIAVKPEANLESVEREIRAVLIPGK; from the coding sequence ATGGCTGATACGATAAGCGGTTTCCAAGGCGCCGTGGTGGGTCTTTCCCTTACGGACGTCATCCAGCTCAAGGGACACAACAAGTATACCGGCGGCATCACGATCGAATACGGTGAGCAAAAAGGGGCCATCTATTTCGCCGACGGCGAGATCATCCATGCCGAACTGGGGCCGGAGATCGGCGAGGAGGCCATCTACCGGATTATCAAGTGGCCGGGCGGCATCTTCAATATCCACCCCGAAATGACCTCCAACGTCTGCACGATCCACTACCGCACCGATTACCTGCTGCTCGAAGCCCTGCGCCGCATGGATGAAGAAAACGCCGGAGCGCCCGGATCAGGCGGCGAATCGGCCCCGGCAGTGGCCCCGCGGCGGACCATGAGCAAGGTCGCGGCGCGGCTCCAGGACATTGAGGCGGTCACGTACGCGGTGCTGCTGGACAAAGCAGGCAACCCGCTCCAGGATAACAGCATCGAAGCCGTGGCCCTGGCCGCCAAGGGACTCTTCCTGGCCACCACCGGCAACCGTTTCGGTGAGCTTCTGGGGCTGGGAGAGATCAAGGCGGCGGCCGTGCAGACGAAGCAGTATCACCTGCTGATGTACGACTCCAAACAACATTATCTCAGCATCGCCGTCAAACCG